The following DNA comes from Coffea eugenioides isolate CCC68of unplaced genomic scaffold, Ceug_1.0 ScVebR1_492;HRSCAF=1178, whole genome shotgun sequence.
CCGTAGCTGGTCGATCTTTGTAGGAAAGATTGACATCTTCCAGAATTATACGGCTGCATGGATACTTTTTACTGCAGTCAAAATTTACAGCAACTTCAGTTGCTGATGTTCCATGTACATCTTGGTATGTCACATCACTAATCCTCACACCTGAGCCCTGCAAAAATTAATGTACACATTTCTCAGCTCCCATTTTCTGatcttttttatatataaatgtttttgcaaaacataaataataataataataataataacccTTTTGATCATACCTGACCAGGACATTTGGCCCTATTTGGGCAGTAATTTTGGTCGATAATGATGGGGTTTTTGACATTAACCATTACTGCATGCTGAAACAGAACTCCAGTAACAAATCCATTGCTAGGCATTGCCCATGTTTTTATCCTCAGACCATTTTGTGTGCCCGAAAGTGTAACAGTTTTAACTGTCACATTTTTAACTCCTGGTTCTTGCAAATTACTTCCCAAACTGCCAATACTGAAACAAGCACAAAATCAATGTAttgactaaataaatcaaaattacAGCAACTAAGTTTCCGATTTTGATACCTTATTCCATGGCCAGGACCACAGTTGATATTCTCAATCCACATGTTGGAACTTCCAGGGCCTAATGAGATGCAATCATCACCAGTGCCAATGTGAGAGTTAGTAATTGTAACACCTGAAGATGATTGCACATGAATTCCATCAGTGTTTGGGCTGTTTTCTGGAGCTGAAATCTTTACTCCTTCTAGCCTAGTGTTTTGGCAGCCGTCAAGGTTGATATGGAAAAATTGACTGTTTAACGAACTTAATCCACTGACCAAGACTTTGTTTGAATTGTAGAATCCCAGTGACTGTAGCAGCAtaaaaaacaagaaacaaaTTAAGGGAAATGATTAGT
Coding sequences within:
- the LOC113758347 gene encoding polygalacturonase-like; its protein translation is MRFLAVPFLFFFFLLPSAESVTYNVQSYGAKSDGRSDSTKSFLSAWAAACASVEPATIYVPRGRFLVGGASFSGQNCKNNAITIRIDGTIVAPSDYNVLGHTGKWLAFERANGLSIYGGTLDGQGTGLWACKNSGKNCPKGARSLGFYNSNKVLVSGLSSLNSQFFHINLDGCQNTRLEGVKISAPENSPNTDGIHVQSSSGVTITNSHIGTGDDCISLGPGSSNMWIENINCGPGHGISIGSLGSNLQEPGVKNVTVKTVTLSGTQNGLRIKTWAMPSNGFVTGVLFQHAVMVNVKNPIIIDQNYCPNRAKCPGQGSGVRISDVTYQDVHGTSATEVAVNFDCSKKYPCSRIILEDVNLSYKDRPATASCVNAGGSSSGLVEPKACL